ataggttcgacaggttccagtgagttgtcattcgattagacaatacccctacctattaatagtcaatagtccaatgttcacaagtgtcggtcttttgtccaaaccttaattatggtacaaaatccaataacccttaatatttagtctaacatcacgattacttcggctcaaataagcataataataacttagttacaatacattaatttaaaaaggaagaacataacttacagtgattatttatagcgttacatggacatagttctgacttacaaaaccttaaaacattcttacaataaccttattattattaacttaaaattaaaattaaaattataaaatataaatataaatataaattgagagaaatAGATAGAAAATGGTGTATGAATCGAGcagaattcgttggcttttataggcgtgTTCTTACTGTTCAGCTCcacgagtgcggtacttttgtgccttacagctccgcgagtgaggagcttcggattccaactcaccaaattgagttaaacgtgggctgctgaatattataatatataatataataatatataattttatataattatatatatattataatatattcttgtgcatagttgacttgtaattttagctccgttgagttgtacgttgatagttggttcatgtctcggtttcggattttcgaacgtcttttcgtacgcttagatatcttgtattttgcgtttcgcggcttgtactcttgtaatttttagacgtttcttatcaataaatggaaccacttggattgtatcttttacatttgagctttttggtcatttgcgtcttcaaatagttgttttcttcttttgtcttcgcacttatttatttaaacgattacaacttaaaaatagaacaattgcaactaaaaactttacatattgggatgatattgcgactaaatatatgttcatttggagcactatcacttgggtcatatagtaaaggcactaactagatcttaacagctcctaagagatcTCTTTGGAACAGttgataggcatactaggtcattcatgtctcaattcctaagttccgtgtcctaaaagcgcattagatcctctcgggaactccggtcataccgagttcatagaatcttcagatacagtataaccagggggtcttaatcctatgaagtagctaagttcatataggtggacaagtcctgatcacaacctaggttggtcaatccttaagatgctagcatacaaatctatcagactcacaagttcagtactacgacagtaatcgtactaaattaacataactacgctaacccaaacttatatcatggcaacatacagattaattaagctatcatggtaatatcggatgcattattaaatataaaaggtaagaatacatgtttaatacaaaggaaaagtgtttcggataaaaacctgaaaagactGAAGAAATCtgtccgagatcgcagggactcgccgggatatcctccggaaaatagaagcgaagctagctactactaaaaactaactaaaagctaagcaagctacttaatctacaaaatcaaccatgAAAGTGATAATTTTTCCGACAAAGCTTAAAACTTTATTGATTTTgggcctaatatcgggggtaaaaacgtgactttttggccgaaatCAAAGGACTTTATGAATATGGTGATAAGCGAATGGAACCAACAGGTGGATGGTCATGTGATGTTTATATTGGTTAAAAGGTTGCGATTATTTAAACGTCACATTCGTAGACTCATGTGGAGTAAATGTGACCTGCAAAAAAGAGTTATTGCGTGTCGGGAGAAACTTGATGAAGCTCAAAGTAATCTCGAAACTGATCCATTTTCTTCTGTTAAAAGAGAACTTGTAGCGAGCTGTTTAAAAGAATTCAATGATGTAATATTGCTTGAGGAAAGTTTCCTTAAGTAAAAGTCGAAGCTTGAATGGCTAAGGGTTGGTGACTCTAATTCTAGTTTCTTCCATAAAGCTGTGAAGGGTAGAACGAATTGTAGCAGAATGCAAATGGTCATCGATGCAAATCAAAATGTGGTGGAAGGTTCAGCAGTCCCTCAAGTTTTCGTTCAGCACTATAAAACTCTTAGGGATTGCATCCGTTTGCAATGAAATAGCTGATCCAGGTAGTTTGTTTTTAAACCGGGTTTCGTCTGAACAAGCACAAATTATGGTTCGACATGTTACAGATGCTAAGATTAagaaggtaattttcgacaaaggtGCTTGTAAATCGCTGGGGCTGGATGGATACTCTTCAGAATTTTTTAAGGAATCATGGGATGTTATCGGAGAGATGTTATTCGGGCAGTAAAAGAATTTTTCGGCAAAGGGCAGATGCTCCAGGATCTGAATACCACTGTTAATGCATTATTACTAAATGTCCAAACTCCAAGAAAAGTTACAGATTATAGACCTAAGGGCATTCAATAAGGGCCGATGACGCATAATTTATGGCGCAATTCAGCTAATGCCACCGcgcattgttgggatttaacaagttccattatacatAAAACCATTTATCAATCAAttaaaaagcggaagcatgtaattaccattagaacatgttatgactttaaccaatttaaagttaaatcccaattaggatcaagttgtgaaacatgcttacaaactacaagcaagataagagattatacctactccaagcttgttgataagtgatgaagatgatgatgatgaatggagctccaaaacaatgaaacctcaagttgttataccccaaacttgtgcaccaacaccctagcttttggttaggatttactttacacttgaaatgagcttgaaaaacttgaaaatgaatccCTTTGGCACCCTCAAAGGCCACGGCCAACAGCTCTCTTTTTGAGCAGAATTTTCAAGTTGTTTTGATGTGTAATGTTATGTGTCTCTCTCTTTGGTCAAGgagcatgcatgtatatggaatgggaatTGTATTTGACCAAGATGGAATCTTTAGCATGCTACATCCAATTCCAAGGCCACTCccatcattttataaaataatacttgacatattttataaacttgcatcttttataaatttgtttagtaaaattaaattttataaaacaaattttacaaacttgcattttataaattatgttacattatttataaaactaataaaattccataccatttgttatgtatactttattttataaaaccaatttataaaatgcaacataacataattaattatttaacctataaataattaaatccatattatataaattattccataatttatatatatatatatatacacatcaagtaatatttaagaaacccatttttcttaaagttcaagtgttgcgtatttaatcaacgaaccaatcgttaagatcaaaatacaattaaggtgtcggtaagcttgttattgggtatgacccgacttggatcaaaacatattagccacgttaatttaatatgtctctcgggcatatgaaataccttcaatctcccacttgcacgagaaacataagaaattaatgcaagtgatggatacagcctaacacaccgtccatcacccctaatatgttatgactttgtgccattcaataacatcatccctttcgagttcccatctcgaatatgattaggtgaatctttcattatttcctttcgtcctagatgtcatgttaaatccaggagatacagagtgatcactctcttatagatttaacttttcaggccttagacatctgactctcaacgaataagagggacaaattccatcttgactacatacgtcctagatatacactttgtaatatacctgagttcttccttatgtactaccatatttcagaatagcgaaggaaagaatcaaggcacaatacttggtgaatatccgaacccaatatgtatctcaggtcagaggatacaatgatattcgcctttactcaagattacatgtgatcaaccacaaaggctctatacagtaattcttgagagcgggtcttccaatatttgtttcccacaaatatctatgaaccttggtcgcaaccttgccccacattcaccatttgaatgctaaccaatccaagttcataatagtctagacctcacacttgttcccacaaatgtgatcaactacggaattcagaataatagtttattcttggataaaatatgcaaaattggaacatgactcataaataaattaataccataattatattaatgagtttgaactaattcattccaatacaatacataaaatagatcaattccaatcactagaataccgaagccctaatgcacaaacatgtccctcatgctttggcccatgtaaaagcttcgtgagtggatccgcaacattttgatctgtgtgaactttgtgaatacatatctttcccttttcaacctcatccctgatgtagttgaatctccgctcaatgtgacgagtcttttgatgagcacgaggttccttgatttgagcaatcgcaccctcgttgtcacaaaagatctcaagagggtcctgaatggaagggaccactcctaagtcgtcgatgaatttcttcatccatgcagcttcctgagctgccagtgaggcggcaatgtactccgactctgtagtggataacgcaacaacctcctgtttcgaactcttccaagagaccgcaccaccatttaacatgaagacataaccggattgtgatcgagagtcatctcgatcagtttggaaactcgcatccacgtaaccttttacagcgagttcctcctcaccagacccatatattagaaacatatccttagtcctcctaaggtatttcaatatgcttttaacagcaatccaatgactatttcctgggttattctggtatctacttgtcaagcttagagcgcatgacacatccggtctagtacatatcattgcatacatgatagacccaatagcagatgcgtatgggactttcttcattctctcttgttcatctttcgtggtaggacactgagatgaactgagaacggttcctttttgaataggtaccaaacctctcttagagttttccatcttgaaccttttcaagattttatcaatgtatgtactttgacttaaacctatcaatctcttggatctattcctatagatccctatccccaatatgtattgtgcatctccaagatccttaatggagaagcaactcttcagccaagttttgactccttgcattgtggtaatatcattcccaaataataatatatcatccacatatagtacaaggaacatgatagtgctcccactagctttcttatatacacaagcttcatcaccatttttaatgaagccaaatttctcggcttcctcattaaaacgatgattccacattctagatgcttgtttcaatccgtagattgacttctttaacttgcatacacttttaggatattttggatcaacaaaaccttcaggctggaccatatagacatcttccataagatatccatttaggaaagcggttttgacatccatttgccatatttcatagtcgtagtgagcagcaatggcaaataatatcctaatagactttagcattgccacaggcgagaaagtttcatcataatcaaccccttgagtttgagtgaaaccttttgcaacaagtctggctttatatgtatccaagtttccatgtatgtcggttttcattttgaaaagccatttgcaatcaactagcttagagctaggaggttgctcaacaagttcccacacttggttttcatacatggattgcatctcagcgttcatggcttcctgccatttatctttatcaatccttgataaagcatcttggtagtttgttggttcatccaaatcaaccgtatagcaaccatctatgagaaacccatatctctcaggaggattgctaatcctaccagatctacgaatgccttgtgtattttgatcatccatttgatcactatcaacattttcatgttgagtgctagtgtcaaccaattgtgtatcatctacttgatcttgaacctcttcaagatctatcttcctttcactgtttccttccattaggaacttagtttcaaggaattccgccttccgagcaacaaatacattctgctcggatggatcatagaaatagtatcccatatcatccttgggatatcctatgaagatacacttcgtggatcgagcattcaacttattagggacgtaacgcttaggataagcttcacatccccatacctttaagtatgacagagatggaggtttaccaaaccacatctcgtgaggagttcgttccactttcttggttggggccatatttaaaatacgagccgcggagcttagacaataaccccaaaatgatagaggcaacgagcttcttgccatcatagatcgaaccatatccattagggttcggttcctcctttcggaaactccattaagttggggtgttccgggtggagtaagttgtgagataatcccacaactcctaagatgatcttggaaggcatcgcttaggtattcacctcctctatcggtacgaagtaccttaattgtcctattgagttgattttgtacttcgttttgatattctttgaatgcttcaaacgtttcgtccttatgtcttaataagtagacatatccgaaacgactaaagtcatcaatgaaagtaacaaagtatctttcactattcctagtcatgggtttaaagggtccacatacatccgaatgtattaatcccaataaatctttagccctttcatgggtccctttgaaaggtgctttagtcatcttgccttgtaaacaagattcacatacttcaaacgaatccatttcatttgatttcaaaagtccattcttttgaagtgtatgtattcggttcttgtttatgtgaccaaggcgacaatgccataagtaggaatcactcaaatcccttttgagtttcttggtgcttgtatggtacattgagctactagatgatgtgtcatcatgaaccaattcataaattccatttgaaggtgaagccttgaaatagaatacattatctaaataaatatggatatcgtcattaacaaaattaagattaaaaccacattgtttcaaacgggaaatggaaataatgtttcgacataaatcgggtgcatacaaaacatctttcaaaataagttccaagccacttggaagttttaacacaaagtctccttgagccttcacttgcactttggctccattacccatgtagagacttgatgttcccgtttgcttgctacttcttttgaacccctgcaatgaattgcaaatgtgagttccacatccagtgtctaatacccatgtattagaagaagtaatactaagctctatatataccatatatatattacctgaggtttgccctgcatccctcttctccttcaactccttaagatagatcggacagtttcgtttccaatgacccatttcaccgcaaccgaaacatgggtcttccttggggtttgccttctcggctaccttttgtttcttagccttgttgatggttgaggtaaccatcttccccttccctttgccttgatgggcgggtccttttctcttagccacctttggcttagaggtcttacttttggacccaccttgatcgattgctaacacgggtaaagcccttttacccatgctagtttccgccgttctaagcataccgtgaagctcacctatgctcttatccatcccattcatattgtagttaattacaaattgatcaaacctttttgatagggagttaaggataagatcggtggctaactcatttgatatgttcaagttaagacggttagcacgatcaataaggcttttcatcttaagtacataagatgaaaccgattgggtatcgtccatacgacaagcatgtagcgcccgaaccgtttcgaagcgctcgacacgtgcttgttggaggaacatctccttcaattgcgttatcatgtcgtatgcactatggtgctcgaaatccttttggagttcgggtatcatagtcccaagcattaagcatgagacttgaagggagtcgtggcaatacttatcgtaagaggccattgcctccacatcattctcatccggttgatcgggaatggggtcctcaagcacatacattttatcctcttgtttgaggacaatccgaagattgcggaaccaatccataaagttggtatggttgagtttgtctttctctaagagagaccttaatgataggtggtttaggttaagtggtgcgtttggaatgttgttgttattattggcggccatctacaaaattaacaaagttcgtt
This genomic stretch from Rutidosis leptorrhynchoides isolate AG116_Rl617_1_P2 chromosome 11, CSIRO_AGI_Rlap_v1, whole genome shotgun sequence harbors:
- the LOC139877496 gene encoding uncharacterized protein, whose product is MAANNNNNIPNAPLNLNHLSLRSLLEKDKLNHTNFMDWFRNLRIVLKQEDKMYVLEDPIPDQPDENDVEAMASYDKYCHDSLQVSCLMLGTMIPELQKDFEHHSAYDMITQLKEMFLQQARVERFETVRALHACRMDDTQSVSSYVLKMKSLIDRANRLNLNISNELATDLILNSLSKRFDQFVINYNMNGMDKSIGELHGMLRTAETSMGKRALPVLAIDQGGSKSKTSKPKVAKRKGPAHQGKGKGKMVTSTINKAKKQKVAEKANPKEDPCFGCGEMGHWKRNCPIYLKELKEKRDAGQTSGVQKK